A stretch of DNA from Bacillota bacterium:
AATAGGCACCATGCTGGGGGCCGGTATCTTCATCCTCAGTGGACTGGTGGCATCCCTCACCGGTCCCGGTGCCGTCTATGCCTATGGAATTGCAGGGGCCACCATGCTTTGCACCGCCCTTACCCTTGCAGAACTGGCCACGGCCCTACCCGCCGCCGGCGGACCCTACGTCTATGTACGGGAAGCCTTCTTCCCCTTCTGGGGGTTTATCGCCGGGTGGTCCCTATGGCTGGGGCAATCCTTGGGCTGTGCCTTTTACATCATCGGCTTTGCCCAATACGTAACCTATTTCCTCCCCTGGTTACCCTGGAAACCAGTGGCCTTCGTCCTACTTGTCATCCTGCTGCAGATCCATGTTCATGGCAGTAAAGAAAGTACTCAACTGCAAAGTGCCACGGTACTCATTCTGCTTGCCATTATCCTACTCTACCTTGCCCGGGGACTTCCCGCGGTGGATCCTAATCTACAAGTACCTCTGTTTCCCTATGGTCTTGGTGCCATCGCCCGATCCGCGGGTTTCATCGTCATCTCCTTTTTGGGGTTTGAGGCCATCAGCACTGCCGCCGAGGAGATCAAAAACCCCAGGGTGGTGATTCCTTGGGCCACCGTCCTTGCGGTGGTACTCGTTACTCTGCTTTATATGGGCGTAGTATACACCGCCACGGGTCTTGTTTCTTACCGGGAGTTAGGATTGTCCCCTACCCCCATTGCGGACACGGCTCGCTTGGTAATGGGGCCGTTGGGCAGTAAACTCATTGCCTTTGGATGCCTGTTGGCTACCCTGTCCTCCGCCAATGCCGGGCTCCTTTCCGCAAGTCGCATCAGTTTTGCCATGGGCCGGGACGGGGTATTACCGGGCTTTATGGAAAAGACTCACCATCAATACAAGACTCCCTTGGTCGCCCTCTACATCACCGCTGGAATCATCGCCCTAAGCCTTGCCCGGGGAGATATCCAGGGGCTCACCCAGGCCGCAAGCTTCCTCCATCTTTATCCCTTTATCCTGGTGAATCTAGCCATACTGCAGCTTCGTACTCAACGGGGATACCGGCCAGGATTTAAGGTACCCCTCGGGCCGGTGTTTCCTTTGTTGGGAGTCGGTTCTTGCCTGGCTTTGATCCTGCAGTTTCGCCGCCAGGACGTGCTCTTGGGGGCCCTACTCCTCTGCCTTGGATTCTTTGCTTACCTCGCCCGCGGCTCTAGACATTAAGTGAGCCCGTAGAACCTCTTCCATGTGGGCCACCGGGGCTGGCCGACCGGTCCAGGCCTCAAAGGCAATGGCACCCTGGTGCACCAACATACCCAGCCCATCAAGGATCTGGCAACCGGCAGCTTCCGCCAGAGCCAAAAGCTTTGTCTTCAACGGATTGTAGACGATGTCACAGACCAAGGCATCCTTAGGCAACAGGGTGGTGGCATCGGTAATGATACTCTCATCGCACGCAGGGTACATGCCACAGGAAGTGGCATGGATAATCAATCCACTGGAAGCCAACCGTTGGATAAACAGTTCGTCCCCCAGCTCGACCAGTTCCACGGGCCCAAAGGGAGCCAGGCTTTTCACCAACTGGATTCCCCGTTCTTTGGAGCGATTGGCAATGGTTAGTCGCTTGGGTTTGTGTTGTAGCAGAGCAAAGGCAATGGCCCGGGCCGCACCGCCGGCCCCAAGGAGAAGCACCTCCTGGCCCGTGATGTATGCCGGGCTGCCTAAGGAAGTGACAAAACCCCGGGCATCGGTGTTGTCTCCAATCAAGACGCCGTCCCGATTGATGATCGTGTTCACCGCGCCAATCCTTTGGGCATCTTCGGTAAGTTCGTCGCAGTACTCCATCACCGCCACTTTATGGGGAACGGTGACATTAAGACCCACAATCCCCAGGGCCCGCATCCCCCTGATGGCCTGGGCTAAGTCCTGGGGATGCACCGGGAAGGGCACATACACAAAGTCTAGGCCCAATTCCCGGAACGCGGTATTATGCATCAGGGGCGAGAGACTATGGCCGATGGGATAACCTAT
This window harbors:
- the aroE gene encoding shikimate dehydrogenase, with protein sequence MRIDGSTKVAGVIGYPIGHSLSPLMHNTAFRELGLDFVYVPFPVHPQDLAQAIRGMRALGIVGLNVTVPHKVAVMEYCDELTEDAQRIGAVNTIINRDGVLIGDNTDARGFVTSLGSPAYITGQEVLLLGAGGAARAIAFALLQHKPKRLTIANRSKERGIQLVKSLAPFGPVELVELGDELFIQRLASSGLIIHATSCGMYPACDESIITDATTLLPKDALVCDIVYNPLKTKLLALAEAAGCQILDGLGMLVHQGAIAFEAWTGRPAPVAHMEEVLRAHLMSRAAGEVSKESKAEE
- a CDS encoding amino acid permease, which codes for MSSSLKKTLGFGDALALGIGTMLGAGIFILSGLVASLTGPGAVYAYGIAGATMLCTALTLAELATALPAAGGPYVYVREAFFPFWGFIAGWSLWLGQSLGCAFYIIGFAQYVTYFLPWLPWKPVAFVLLVILLQIHVHGSKESTQLQSATVLILLAIILLYLARGLPAVDPNLQVPLFPYGLGAIARSAGFIVISFLGFEAISTAAEEIKNPRVVIPWATVLAVVLVTLLYMGVVYTATGLVSYRELGLSPTPIADTARLVMGPLGSKLIAFGCLLATLSSANAGLLSASRISFAMGRDGVLPGFMEKTHHQYKTPLVALYITAGIIALSLARGDIQGLTQAASFLHLYPFILVNLAILQLRTQRGYRPGFKVPLGPVFPLLGVGSCLALILQFRRQDVLLGALLLCLGFFAYLARGSRH